GCCATTGTTTCCTCCATAAAAGCCCAATAGTGGGAATTTATACTTGATAGACGTTGTTCAACCAGTTTACATTGCCCAAGATATAGTTACAATATTAGTATATTACACGGAGTATGCTGTCATCATGCCAAAACTAGATTTACAAGCCGCTCATGAGTACTGGAATCAGTTTAATGATCCCATGATTTACCGCGTGGTCTCATTTATGGAAAGTGTCGAGGATTGGACCAAAGATAACGACCCTCAATTAGAACAAGAAATTAATAAACTTGGTGACGCCCTTGAGGCACTCACCTCATTCAAGGTCAGCGAAGAAGAAAACTTCATCAAGCTGATGACATTTCTCAAAATGCCACGCTTACTGCGTATCCTGCAAGCTGTTGATACTATTGAACCTGGATCAGCATCGAAGCTGTTAATGTATGCCGAAGAAAAAAGTCCGAGCAATACGCTGATTGCTTTATTTCTCAGAAGAAACATCGTATTTGAGCGCCTAAGGCTGCTCACTCGAGTATTTTCGCCGGCTCGTTTTTCATTGATACTCCGTGCACTGGAGAATGAATAATGCGCATATTTTTAATTACAATTTTTAGCTTCGCTGCTATAACCGCTATTTCACCACTTACTTTTGCCAAAGAACCTATCAAGCTTCGCAGCGCAAGTGATTTCAACCAACGGCTCTCAACGATGAATCCAAGCGCTCCAACACAAGCAAATGGTAACGATGTAAATAACAAGATTGCACCGACAAATACAGCACCAACGCAAAACTCTGTTCCATACAGCCCAAGCACTCTGAGTACGCCTCCAGCAACAGCAGTCGCCCCTTCTACTATAACAACACCTTCTTCTACAGCATCTCCCAGCAATGTGCCCGCTACTGGCAGCGGAGTCTTGCTAGGCCCAAACAATAACTCATCAAAAAATGCTGCGCCTGGGGCGGCTAGCAGCTGGTTAATCCATTAATTATGACAAGGAAAATGACATGATAAAACGGCATCTTTTAGCTCAGGCAGTAGTAGCAGGCTTGCTTTATCTTCCTCTCAGCACAAGTGTGCAAGCACAATCCACCTGTGATACATGCGCTCAGATGACCACTTTAAATTCATACGCACAAGATACCAGCACTAATACCGCAACAAGCAGCAGTCTTTTGCAGCAGCTATTACAAAATGTCACCCTCGCGCTTTTTGGCACCTTTTATGACATTGGCAATAGCATGGTTGCCTTTACTGCTATTCCTGCCGTGCAAAACAATGGCTATGCAGATCAGCAATCTTTGTTGCGCACGGTAGAGACCACTTATAAAGGAAGCAAAGACAATGGCGGCACACTGATCAATAATTACAACACTATTTTTGATAATTATTTACTGCCAGAAGGTAACGGAGCAAGCTTTAACGAAAATTATGCTTCAATTGCATCGCTTTATCTCAACCCAAGTGA
The Gammaproteobacteria bacterium genome window above contains:
- the icmW gene encoding type IVB secretion system protein IcmW, which codes for MPKLDLQAAHEYWNQFNDPMIYRVVSFMESVEDWTKDNDPQLEQEINKLGDALEALTSFKVSEEENFIKLMTFLKMPRLLRILQAVDTIEPGSASKLLMYAEEKSPSNTLIALFLRRNIVFERLRLLTRVFSPARFSLILRALENE